From one Triticum urartu cultivar G1812 chromosome 3, Tu2.1, whole genome shotgun sequence genomic stretch:
- the LOC125545903 gene encoding psbP domain-containing protein 7, chloroplastic has translation MDTAAAPRRHQQHPALGGGRRRGRRGGAAPVRCSGSPAQEFAALASVFRRRLVVGASTAAAAAVGANFGGVTSFLLGLSPELGRSLRLDVLYPVGGFTRCLDSDSGFEFIYPANWVGDQTILYNQIKKAELQRSLDPPPLTNGSSPSRPRNVSGPVAAFGPPGSNGELNVSVIVSTVPQDFSIESFGGPKDVGEVVLRRIARTKRNPDISATLIDAALREDTVNNVKYYKLEFRVESPSFRRHNVAVCCARDGKLYTLNCQAPESAWRSVKEEFFAMADSFSLMVDV, from the exons ATGGACACGGCGGCCGCGCCGAGGCGGCACCAGCAGCACCCGGCGCTGGGCGGTGGGCGGCGTAGGGGGCGGCGCGGGGGCGCGGCGCCGGTGCGGTGCTCCGGCTCGCCGGCGCAGGAGTTCGCGGCGCTGGCGTCGGTGTTCCGGCGGCGGCTGGTGGTGGGGGCGAGCACGGCGGCGGCCGCGGCCGTGGGGGCCAACTTCGGGGGCGTCACCAGCTTCCTCCTCGGCCTCTCCCCGGAGCTCGGCCGCTCGCTCCGGCTCGACGTGCTCTACCCCGTCGGCGGATTCACCCGCTGCCTCGACTCCGACAGCGGATTCG AGTTCATCTATCCAGCAAACTGGGTTGGAGACCAGACAATACTATACAATCAAATTAAGAAAGCAGAGCTGCAGAGATCACTAGACCCTCCGCCGTTGACAAATGGGAGTTCTCCATCTCGACCTCGGAACGTCAGTGGACCGGTGGCGGCTTTTGGCCCTCCGGGATCCAACGGGGAGCTCAATGTCAGCGTCATTGTGTCGACCGTTCCACAAGACTTCTC GATCGAGTCTTTCGGCGGTCCTAAAGATGTTGGGGAAGTGGTGCTGAGAAGGATCGCAAGGACAAAACGGAACCCAGATATCAGTGCTACTCTTATTGATGCTGCATTGAGAGAAGACACCGTGAACAATGTGAAATACTACAAGCTGGAGTTCCGAGTCGAAAGCCCTTCCTTCCGACGGCACAATGTAGCGGTGTGCTGCGCGAGAGACGGCAAACTGTACACCTTGAATTGCCAGGCGCCGGAGTCGGCATGGAGATCGGTTAAGGAAGAGTTCTTTGCGATGGCGGATTCCTTCAGCCTAATGGTTGATGTTTGA